CGGATGATGGTGCCCGCGGACCCGGGTGCTTGGTCGGGTTCGCGGCCAGCCAGGCGGTCGGGGTTGTAGCCGGCGTCGGCGGGGGAGTGCTTGAGCAGGACGACGGCGCCCGTCGTGTCGTTCTGCAGTCGGCGCACTCGGCGAAGCAGTTCGATGCGGACGTGCTGTTCAACGAGGCCGACCTGGGTGTTGCGCTCGTCCTCGGCGGTGAAGCAGAACTGCAGCAGCTGCTGGCGGATGAAGTCCTCGGGCGTCCAGCCGTAGGGGTGGACCTCGTTGCGGTTGCGGCTGTGGATGTCGGCGATCACGCTGCCGGACTGCGACTCCAGTCGAGGTGCGTACAGGCTGACGGACTGGAAGGGGGCGGGGTCGTCGGTACCGAGCGTGGCCCACTGGTCCGGGGCGTCCGGGTGCTCGTCCCAGCGGCTGTTGGCCCGGTCGATGTGGAGGAGGTCCTCGCCCTTGGTGTTGAACACCAGCGCCCGTGTGCGGTTCCGCTCCGTTCGTCCGCCGAGCAGGTCGATGCCGGCATCGGTTTCGAGCAGCTGGTAGAGGAGGAACAGGGCATAGGAGGTCTTCGTGGCGACGCCCGAGACCCCGGAGATGGAGACGTGACCGCCAGCGCGTCCGTCGACGAACCGCATGTCGGCGTGGACAGGCCGACCCCCCATGTCCAAGCCGATCGGCAGCTTGGCGTCCATCTGGTCCTCGAACAACGCGAGCGCGCGAAGGTCGCCGTCCGATCGGTGGACTGCAGAGCCGGCGTTGGGTGCGACGAAGGTCTCGGGGAAGACCCGAAGGAGCGTGACCTCGGCACGGCGAACGTGCTCGGCTGGGAGGATCCGGTCCGCGACGCGGGCGGTGTCGGAGGGAAGGTCTGCGCCTTCCAGCCGGCTGAAGAGCTCGGTGACGATCCCGAAGTGGACGACCTCTTGTCCGCCCGGGAGGGTCGTCGGGATCGCGAGAAGTTCGTCGAGCTGAACCAACGCGTCGTCTTCGAGGACGACATGGATACGACGCGACGAGCTTTCTTGTGAGCCGTCGACGAGGCCGATGGGCGGGGTGGTGGGCTGCGGGATGTCCATGAGTCCTAGGGGGTCTGAGCGTTGAGCTGGAGTACGGCCGCGCGAACGGCGCGAAGTGCGAGGGCCGGGTTGCCTCCGACGCGGTGGAGGTGACGCTCCAGCCCCGCGATCGGCGTCAGGTTCACCGGTGCGCGGGGGTCACGATGGGGTGTTGAGGCGTAGCCCGGAAGCCATGCGCTGGCCTGTTCGAGGGTCTGTTGCGCGGTGCTGAGGCCGGCGAGCGCGGGCACCTCGATCCGCACGATGCCTGCCCAGGGGGACGCCCACGGGCCGCTGTCGCCGATCCGGAGGTAGCAGGCGAACGTGTCGGCGCCGATGGCGAAGATGCTGGTGCGTTGTCCGGGCTTGAGTTCGGGCACGCGGGCCCAGTGCTCGGGTGCAAGCATGCGACGGTGATGCGTCTTCACGTAGCCGATGACCGGTGTGCTTCGACTCTTGCGGATGTTGCTCAGGGGACCGTCGAGGACGGTGAGCCACCCGTTGTCACACAGCATTTCGCCGAGCTTGCCTTCGGCGTCGCGCATCGCCCGCTGGAGTCGGTTGCGGGCGTCGTTCATGTCCCCCGACACGGCGAAACCTGTCCAGCTCCACCCCTGCGACTGGGAGGGCAGGTCGATGGGGTAGCCACCGCACATGATGCTGACGCGTTCATGGGTGACGTAGTCGATGCGCAGGGGTGCATCGACCATGCCCAGCACGGCTCCTGTCGCCCAGCACCCGGCCAAGCCGGGCGTGACGGTGCCATCCGACTCCATACGGGTGAGTCGGGCCTCGGTGAGCATGGTGCCGTCCACGAACGCGATGCCGTCGGGCGGCCCGCACGGGGGCGGAGTGGTTGCGGTGAAGCTCCCGTCGCCCTCCACGATGTCGCACTCGACGTCCGCGGGTCCTTCCTGACCTGCGTTGAACGCAGCCCCGTAACCCACGTCGAACGGTTCGACGCCGTACAACCCTGGCAATGCTCTCTCTCCTTCTGCTCATGTGGATACTGATGCGAGCATGCCGAGTCCATCTCGTCACATGTGACGCCACAACCCTATCGGGTTCGCAGGTCTTCCATTCGTGGCGCCGTGCGAATTCGCACGGCGCCTGGAGCGATCTAGCCCCAGTGATCGCGTTGGTAGTCGATCATGTCGTCGCCGTGGAGCTGCTTCGTCGCGTTTCCCGTCCTGACCCAGAACTCGGTGGGTGATCCGCCTCCCTGATGGGGTTTGGCGAAGACGGGCTTGCCGGACGCCGCAACCGAAACGATGCAGACGTCGCGGCCCTCGGCCTCCTCGAAGTGGATTCGCACAGTGGCAGCCGTGTGCACCGACAGGTTCGCGTCGAGCACCTGTCGGAGGAACAGCTCGTAGCCGTCTCGGTTGGCCTTGCTGCCGAGCGTCTGCATGTCCAAGTCGAGGCCGATAACGTTTCCGTCGTCCTCGACCCCGACGAGCAGATTTCCACCCTCCGCGTTGAGGAACCCACAAACTGTCTTGACGATGACGTGCTCCATCTTCTTGTCGGCTTGACCAGCGCGAACGTTCCAGCGTGCGGTCGACTTGAACTCCTGCGTCTGCGACTCGCCGATGGTGATCATGTCGGCCAAAGTGGTGGAGGGGCTCGAGTGGGACCGCTCCTCCCACAGCCGCTCGAACCCGTCTCGGACTACCTCCGCGATAAGCGACCTCCGGCGCTCCAGGAACGTCATGTAGTCAAGTTGCTCCCAGCCCACGGGTAGGGCGTGCCAATAGGCCTGCCGCTTCACTCGCTCCGGTTCCATGGCCTCAGTCATCGCAGGCCAGTAGACGACCGGATCGTCGGCGCTGATGGTTGCGTTTTCGGGCCAGTCGAGGAACGCCATGTTGGCGATGGCGTTCACGCGACGTGCGCCGCTGACACCTTCCTTCCCGAGGAAGGCCTTCGGGAACAGGTGGTGGCGTTCGATGGAACGTGGAGCGGTGACGTTCGGGTCCAGCAGCTCGCGGATCCGCAGGTCGCTGAACAGGGCCTCGGCGTCGAGGAGATTGAGCGAGGCCCAGTACGCGAAGAGGACTGGCGAGCGCGCAGAGGAAGTGTCCAGACGATTGGGTAGAGAGATCTCCCAGTAGTCCCGGGTGAAGTTCGCCCGAACGATGCGGTCGAGCTCGCCGCAGAAGGCGTCTGCGTCGCCTGGGTCCAGCGCCGCGACGCGCCCGAGGTCTGCCTCGATCTGGCTCTCCGGCGACGAGGTGTAGCGGCCAGTCGTGTGGGACATGAAGAACCACCTGGCGATGACGCCGCGCAGTCGCTTGTGATCCAGCCCGAAGTCCCTCTTGCCGATCAGCCAGAGGATGTAGGTGAAGACGACCGCGTTCTCCGACGTGATCATTCGCCGGCTGCGAAATCCAGCGTGGGTCAGGCACTTGAGGAATTCGTGCCAGTTGGTCAGGTCGAGGACCTCGTCCTGTGCGTGTCGGAGTTCGTCGAACTGTTCGTCACGCCTCTCCTCAGACACATCGCCGGTCTCGAGATCCTTGCCTCGAAGGATGTTGTAGACGTGCTGCAGTCGGCCGCGCCGGAACGCAAGACCGATTCCAGCGCGGAGAAGTTGGTCGGGACTCGGGTCGATGAATGGGTTCTTCGGTGAGGGCCCCTGAACGCCGGGGTCGACAGCATCGCGGCAGAACTGCTCGAGCTGACGACGACCCTTCTCCCAGTGCACCGACATCAAGGTGAGGATGAAGTCGGCTTGGTTCAGCTTGACGCCCTCGGAGTTGATGCGAACGAAGATCTCTGCGACCTGCCCCTCGTCGGCCGCTGCGTTCAGCTCGATGACCTGAAAGCGAAAGTTCTGCAGGTCGTAGACGCGGTCGATCCTGTCCTCGAGTGCGTCCTCGTCTGCCTCGGTCAGATCGCCGTCCCGAGCCTCGGCGAGACGAGCGAGGAATCCCCGGACGGTGGGTCGATACCCGTTGTTCCACAGCGCAGTGATGTCCGGTATGAACTCTGGGTCCTTCTCGATGGCCGCGTCCGTCACCTCGAAGGACTCGTCGCTCGGTCGGAAGGCGATACGAATGCGCTTCTCCTGGAACGTCTTGGTCAGGACTGCCTGGCCGGTGAGGACCGCGTAGAGGGACGTGAGACGTTGCTGACCATCGACGATCAGCATCTTCGCCACACGTTCGCTGTCGCCCCCACCCACCTGTCGGGTACCGACATCGGCGCCGGTCTCCCAGAACATCAGCGTGCCGACTGGATAGCCGCGGTAGAGCGAGTCGAACAAGTCGCGGGTCTTTGCCGAGGACCAGACGAATGGCCGTTGGATGTCAGGAAGCGCGATGTTTCCGTGCTTGATGTCCTCGACCAAGTGGGTCAGGGAGTAGCCGGTGTCGCGGTAGAGCGTGGGGGTCAATGGGGGGCCTTCGGAGAAGCTGGGCGGGTACTGCATGGACTAGAACGACAGTTGGTCGCTTGCGTTGCGGTCCTGCTGCACCGGTCCTCGCCCTTCCTGTAACCCATGTACAGCTAGCCGGATTGTCGCTAGGCTGTCTGGATGGCCCCTCCGCGGGTCGGAGTGTTCAGTCGCGAGGGGTGTTCACATGGGCGATCTGCATTTGGGTGGATCCAAGGTCTCGCTGCGGGCGCACGCGCAGAGGGACGGACGGATCCTGCTCATCGCTGAAGCCACCGGCGAGGTGGTCCACACGTTCGAGGACCACGCCGAGGGGATGCAGTGTCTGACGAGCTTGGCCACGGCGTTGACCAGCCCCGATGCACGGACTCGCACACGGGTTGAACGCACGAGTCGCGCCCAGACCCTTCAGGACGACGGGGACGGTCGGGCCTACCGCGTTGAGGACATCCGACGGGTCCCTGCTGAGCGATCCCAAGGGCCCCTCCGAACCGTTCCCGACGGGGCTGCCCATGACTGTTGAGGGGACAAACCGCGCGGACGAGCAACTGTCGCTCTTGGGAATGGAACAAGGGTCGGAAGGCCCCGAAGAGCTTGGCGGCGCACGGATTGCCTACAAGGACACGTCGACAATCCTCACGCGGGCCAGCGGGTTCATGTCCGACTACGACTTCACGCTCAACCCCTACCGCGGATGTGCGTTCGGTTGCCCCTACTGCTACGCCGCCTTCTTCACGCGGGACACGGCGGAGCAGGACTCCTGGGGACGTTGGGTGGAGGTCAAGTCCAACGCACTCGCGAAGCTGCGTCGCATGCGCACGCCTCTGGAAGGTGCCCGCATCTACATGAGTAGCGTCACCGACCCCTACCAGCCCATCGAACGCCATCTCCAACTGGTCAGATCACTGCTCGAGGAGCTCGTCAATCTCCAGCCGCGACTGGTTGTCCAGACCAGGAGCCCGCTCGTCACGCGTGATGTCGACCTACTCGGTCAGCTGCGGACAGTCCGCGTCAACATGACGGTGACCACCGACGACGACGAGGTTCGGCAGGCCTTCGAACCTCGGTGCTCCCCCATCGATGCGCGGTTGCGTGCCATCGCAGAGGTTCACGAGGCGGGACTCCCCGCCTCGATCACCATGACTCCTCTGCTGCCAGTCGCCGATCCGACGAGCTTCGCGCAACGCCTCCTGGCGACTGGAGTCACACATTTCGTCGTGCAGCCGTTCCACACCGGTCGCAGTCGGTTCGTGGCGGGGACCGGCAAAGCGGCGCTGGCCATGGTCGAAGAACGGTCGTGGACCCAGGAGCGCTACCGAGAGACGGTCGAGGTCCTGCGGGCACTACTACCGACACTGGACGAGGGACGGGAGGGGTTCGCACCAGCATGAAGGACGACCGGATTGTCGAGCTTCGAGGCGCCCTCGCGCAGGCAATCGTCAGGGGATGCCGGGAGCTCTTCGGAGGACGCCGCTGGTCACGATTCGATCTGGCCCGCAGCCTGGAGGAGCTCTGGCTGCTCAGCCGGGGTGAGGACTGCTGCTACGACCGGCCAAGCATCGGGCTGAACTACGCGCTCTGGTACCAAGGGCGACGAGTCCAGGACGTGCTCCGCACGGTGGGGCCGTCGTGGGGCGACCGCCCAGTCGACACCATTGTCGACCTCGGTGCCGGAACCGGGGCGACGGCATGGGCGCTGGCGGTGGCGATGACTGGTGGACTCTCGGTCGGCCACCCCCGTGTAGTTCTGGTAGACGGCAGCCCGCCCATGTTGCAGGCGGCAGAAGCCCTCTGGGAGAGCCTGCAGCGCGACACCACCTTCGGTCCGGCGGCGCGTCGAATAGAGATCACGTTCGAGTGCACGACCTGGACCCGGCCCCCGTTCAGCGCCCCTGGTGCGGAGTGCATCGCCTCGTACCTCTTCGACCACTCGAGCCGAGCACGTCTCGGCGAAGTCGCTTCCGCCTTCGACCGAGCAACCTCGACACTCGGTGTCCGACGGGTTCACCTGCTCTCAGCCAACGGCAAGCGGCCTGTTCTGGACGCGGTCGTCACGCGGTTGGGCGGTCATGGATGGGTTCCCCGCCCGGCTTCGCAGCACCCGCCATGGTGGACAGGTGCTGTTGAGGGCCTGGGAGATGCGCGTGAAGCAGTGCTGGCTGGCGTGCCGACCGATCTTCCGTGGCGGAACAAGGCCCCATCCTTCGATGGGGATTCCGTCGTCGCCACCCGGTTGGATCGGGAGGAGTTGGCCGTCGCCCCCGACCATCCTGTTGCTCCCTTCCAACCCGATCCCGCACAGGAACGAGCCTGCATCCCGGACGGCCGGCTGACGCTCGTCGTGGGGGCCGC
The nucleotide sequence above comes from Euzebya pacifica. Encoded proteins:
- a CDS encoding ATP-binding protein, which gives rise to MDIPQPTTPPIGLVDGSQESSSRRIHVVLEDDALVQLDELLAIPTTLPGGQEVVHFGIVTELFSRLEGADLPSDTARVADRILPAEHVRRAEVTLLRVFPETFVAPNAGSAVHRSDGDLRALALFEDQMDAKLPIGLDMGGRPVHADMRFVDGRAGGHVSISGVSGVATKTSYALFLLYQLLETDAGIDLLGGRTERNRTRALVFNTKGEDLLHIDRANSRWDEHPDAPDQWATLGTDDPAPFQSVSLYAPRLESQSGSVIADIHSRNRNEVHPYGWTPEDFIRQQLLQFCFTAEDERNTQVGLVEQHVRIELLRRVRRLQNDTTGAVVLLKHSPADAGYNPDRLAGREPDQAPGSAGTIIRSFEHLIDHLVAMSDADEETQNEWFGRSAMGTRGAFIRRLAKLRRRIGRLVSTGVTPVDLENGRIHVVDISRLHDDAQRFVVGALLDKVWADKQGVGRLPLRFVVLDELNKYAPRQGFSPLKELLVDIAERGRSLGVLLIGAQQAASAVNPALPRNAALKVAGRLDAGESDAYKFLSPTLRERATRFMPGTMVVAQPVVPEPVPIRFPWPPYATNPDEAKDAGTATVATDIIEKLAGQAQPDSDDGMPF
- a CDS encoding DNA double-strand break repair nuclease NurA, whose product is MPGLYGVEPFDVGYGAAFNAGQEGPADVECDIVEGDGSFTATTPPPCGPPDGIAFVDGTMLTEARLTRMESDGTVTPGLAGCWATGAVLGMVDAPLRIDYVTHERVSIMCGGYPIDLPSQSQGWSWTGFAVSGDMNDARNRLQRAMRDAEGKLGEMLCDNGWLTVLDGPLSNIRKSRSTPVIGYVKTHHRRMLAPEHWARVPELKPGQRTSIFAIGADTFACYLRIGDSGPWASPWAGIVRIEVPALAGLSTAQQTLEQASAWLPGYASTPHRDPRAPVNLTPIAGLERHLHRVGGNPALALRAVRAAVLQLNAQTP
- a CDS encoding GmrSD restriction endonuclease domain-containing protein — its product is MTPTLYRDTGYSLTHLVEDIKHGNIALPDIQRPFVWSSAKTRDLFDSLYRGYPVGTLMFWETGADVGTRQVGGGDSERVAKMLIVDGQQRLTSLYAVLTGQAVLTKTFQEKRIRIAFRPSDESFEVTDAAIEKDPEFIPDITALWNNGYRPTVRGFLARLAEARDGDLTEADEDALEDRIDRVYDLQNFRFQVIELNAAADEGQVAEIFVRINSEGVKLNQADFILTLMSVHWEKGRRQLEQFCRDAVDPGVQGPSPKNPFIDPSPDQLLRAGIGLAFRRGRLQHVYNILRGKDLETGDVSEERRDEQFDELRHAQDEVLDLTNWHEFLKCLTHAGFRSRRMITSENAVVFTYILWLIGKRDFGLDHKRLRGVIARWFFMSHTTGRYTSSPESQIEADLGRVAALDPGDADAFCGELDRIVRANFTRDYWEISLPNRLDTSSARSPVLFAYWASLNLLDAEALFSDLRIRELLDPNVTAPRSIERHHLFPKAFLGKEGVSGARRVNAIANMAFLDWPENATISADDPVVYWPAMTEAMEPERVKRQAYWHALPVGWEQLDYMTFLERRRSLIAEVVRDGFERLWEERSHSSPSTTLADMITIGESQTQEFKSTARWNVRAGQADKKMEHVIVKTVCGFLNAEGGNLLVGVEDDGNVIGLDLDMQTLGSKANRDGYELFLRQVLDANLSVHTAATVRIHFEEAEGRDVCIVSVAASGKPVFAKPHQGGGSPTEFWVRTGNATKQLHGDDMIDYQRDHWG
- a CDS encoding SPL family radical SAM protein, whose translation is MTVEGTNRADEQLSLLGMEQGSEGPEELGGARIAYKDTSTILTRASGFMSDYDFTLNPYRGCAFGCPYCYAAFFTRDTAEQDSWGRWVEVKSNALAKLRRMRTPLEGARIYMSSVTDPYQPIERHLQLVRSLLEELVNLQPRLVVQTRSPLVTRDVDLLGQLRTVRVNMTVTTDDDEVRQAFEPRCSPIDARLRAIAEVHEAGLPASITMTPLLPVADPTSFAQRLLATGVTHFVVQPFHTGRSRFVAGTGKAALAMVEERSWTQERYRETVEVLRALLPTLDEGREGFAPA